CTTTACAGGATGCCTCGCCAAAGGGCATTGCTTAAAGTAGGAGTAATTTTTCGGTGGCAAATGGCTGATAGCTGATAGCTGTTCGCGTAGCGTGCGCGTAGCGCATTAGCTGATAGCTGATAGCTTACCTAAAAAATAAACACAAGTTGCAGCTGCAATTCCTTTACCTGACGCAGGATTTCAATTTTTTGAATAAACTCCCGAAAGTAAAACCGACGCTCTGATTCTGATAAATCAATCCAGAATTGAGGAATGGATACTGTCTGAGCGATCGCTTTTAAATTCACTGGCGGCAAAGCAGCTAGCTGCTGCTGTAATTGGGAAATTTCTGTCCGTAGTTTGTATGCTCGTAAATCAGCAGTATCTTGATCAAGCACCCCACTAGACGTTAACAGAGGTAGCTGTTCTAAATTATCTTTTTTTTGAGTAATTTTACCCTTAAGAGATTCCTTAACCCCATCCAAGCTGGGAGAATTCATAGCAGCAACAGCACGGGGTAATTCCTGACAGATCAGTTGAATGGTCTGCTCCAAAACCTGTTCATAACTAATAGCACGACATTTGGGATGCTTAGGACAATTGATCGGACGTAGGTAGAGATATTGTTTGTTTTTACGATATTGAGTAACACTAACAACGGTCATCCCCGACTGGCATTCCTGACAAACCACCAACCCTGCCAAAGAACGGGGAGCACTGGCGGTACGAGGAGGTAATTGTCGGTTGCGCCTGAGCAATCGGTCAATCTGTGCGGCTTCTTCCCGATTTAAAATGGCGCTATGGGTATCGGAAATAACCTCACCATTTTTTTGATAGCCAAGGTCTCCCCGATAAACCGGATTTGTGAGCCAACGACGCCCGGTAGTCACGGAAATCCGTTTACCATATTTTTGCTCTAAATACCGTACTGCACCCCGCAAGGAACCATAAAGCAGAAACTGTTCAAAAAAATCCTTAACCACCGGTGCCGTACTGCGGTCAATTAGATAGCGGTCTTTGCCCCGCCGATAGCCATAGGGGGCTTTTCCTGGTGGGGGTAAGGCTTTGAGGCGATTACGAGCGTGCCCTTGCCGAAGGCGGCGGCTGTTGACTTCCTGCTGGATTTCGTGTATTAGTTTCAGTAAACTAGCGCGAATCCCAGTGTAGTTGGTAGCATCCGTTAGCTGAGCAGAATTGTAAGATTGCTCTGTGGCAATCAAGCAAACACCGAGGGTTTCAATTTGGGTAATGCGATCGCTAATTTCAGCCAAACACTCTCCCAGTTCCTCCAGACGACGAATTAGCAAGTAATCAGGGGGTTGAGCTTGGCAATCCGCAACTAACTGCTGCCACTGCTGACGTCCTCCCAAATCTAGATAGACCTGATCCACCTCCAAACCCCAAACTCCTGGGTCAGGCACCGGGTCAAGTAGGGGATTGCTGTACAGGTAGGCAATAGTTTTCATATATCCTCCCCATACCGACCTTAACCCCTAAGTGCTAATGTTACTAATCTCACTAATCTCAATAATATTACAATCTGGATCTTGGGTAAATAATGCCGCACGACCAGACGAGCTCAATTGAATCGGGTAACCATGAGCTTGTAGAGATTCCTTAGCTTCATCTAAATTTACTACGCTAAAGGCAATGTGGGGATTACGACCCCATTTTTCAGGATTTTTTAGCTCAACTTTAGCATTAGGATTAACCATCAAGTGAATTTGGAATTGACCAACTTGGTACCAAGCACCAGGAAATCTCAGCTCTCGATCAACTCTAGATAATCCCAAAATATTACCGTAAAAATGCTCTGCCTTTTCCAAATCAGAAACTAAAACAGCACCATGAAGACACTGATTAATTTCCATAGTCTTTTGATGTCAAGTTACAGGTTACAGGTTACAGGTTGAAGGTTGAAAGTTTTAAGGTTGAAGGTTGAAGGTTTTAAGGTTGAAGGTTGAAGGGTTGAAGGTTTAAGGTTGAAGGTTTTAAGGTTGAAGGTTTTAAGGTTTGAAGGTTGAAGGGTTGAAGGTTTGAAGGTTGTTTGGTTTGAAGGTTGAAGGGTTGAAGGTTTGGAGGTTGAAGGGTTTGAAGGTTGAAGGTTGAAGGGTTTGAAGGTTGAAGGTTTGAAGGTTGAAGGTTGAAGGTTTGAAGGTTGAAGGTTTGAAGGTTGAAGGTTTGAAGGTTGAAGGTTGAAGGTTGAAGGTTGAAGGTTGAAGGTTTGAAGGTTGAAGGTTGAAGGTTGAAGGTTGAAGGTTTGAAGGTTGAAGGTTGAAGGTTGAAGGTTTGAAGGTTGAAGGTTGAAGGTTTGAAGGTTGAAGGTTTGAAGGTTGTTTGGTTTGAAGGTTGTTTGGTTACAGGTTGAAGGTTTCAAGGTTTGAAGGTTGTTTGGTTATAGGTTACAGGTTACAGGTTACAGGTTGCTCGGTTATTTTACCAACCTTAACCCTTGGCCTTTCGGCCACGCTACGCGAACAACCAAACACCCTTCCCAAAAAACACCTTGTAAGCATTCAGCAGTCAGCAGTCAGCGGTCAGCTTATTTTATTCAAAAGCACCTCAAAGTGGCACAGGCTTCGACGCTGGCACTTTCCCCATAAACACCTCAATTAGTGTGGGCCTAGCGCATTAGCTGATACGCGACACGCTGATAGCTGAATGCTTACAACCCCTTCAACCAGCTAACCTTCAACCAACTAACCTTCAACCTGCTAACCTTCAACCAGCTAACTTTCAACCTGTTAACCTTCAACCAGCTAACCTTCAACCAGCTAACTTTCAACCAGCTAACTTTCAACCTGATAACCTTCAACTAGCTAACCTTCAACCAGTTAACCTTCAACCTGCTAACCTTCAACCAGTTAACCTTCAACCAACTAACCTTCAACCAACTAACCTTCAACCTGCTAACCTTCAACCAGCTAACCTTCAACTAGCTAATCTTCAACCAGCTAACCTTCAACCTGCTAACCTTCAACCAGCTAACCTTCAACCTACTAACCTTCAACCAGCTAACCTTCAACCTGTTAACCTTCAAGGTAGCCAACGAGCATTAAATCCAGTTAGGAGTGGTTCCGCTTCCAGCTTCACTGGAGTATCTGAAGATGTATCATCCACTAAAGGTAATAGCCACAGTCTAGCATTGGCAATTATTTGTCCTTCATCAGTGATCAAACCTTCCTCAGATGACTGTTCAGGGACTAGTTGATCAAAGAGTATACCTAAGTCATCTGGGGACAAACTCATATGAACTTCCTGTTGCTCCGGTAAAACTATCAAGCGCTTTAAGGTATACTCATTCTTGTCATTAGGTTTAAGGCTAATCGCTGCCAGGAAAGGTTCTTCTTTGAATTCTTCCCCAGCAATGAGTTGACTGAGCAGGCAATAGAGAATATGGTTTTGCGCCGAGAATTCACAACTATGGACAGAACCAGTAGTGCGCAGTATCTCTTGCTCAGAGCCCTGGTTTTTGACTAAAAATAGCGATCGCGTATAGTCAGTATTAAACTTCACCATCACTGCTGCTGAACCATCCTTAGCAAAGTTTATAACCATGCCAAACTTTGGTAAAAAGTCTAGGGGTTGAGCCCTTGGTGTTAAGGGTAAAATTGCCACTCCCTGACCTTGAGCCATCGCTATGGCGTTGCTGTCAGGAGTAATCAGAAAATCTCCTCCTGGTTCATGGTCTAATGGTCTCGGTCTAGCACCAGGTTGTATGATCCACAACCCAAATTCTGAAGGATTACTCCGACTGACCCGCTGCACCACAATCGTTTTACCATCAGCAGACAAATCAAACTTGAGATTCTGGTAGTGTTTGCTATCGAGAACCTGCTCAACTTTACCAGCAGAGTCTGACGATACGGTCCCTTGAGCTGGGGCACGAGTAGATATGCCCGTGGTCACAGTATATAATTTGGCGGAGAGCAAGTCCTGTTCTTGATTCTGACTCTGAACAGCAGAGAAAAGAATTCGGCTGCCATCAGGATAGAACTTAAAGTCCATAACCACCAAATCTGGAGGCGTCAAGATAGTTTTTTGTTGGCGAGTGAGATTATAGAAAATTAATCGCCCCTGTTCTTCTGCCTGAACACCCACATAGGCAAAGGCTCGGTCACGGGTACGGAAGGATGCCTTAAACGGTTCGATGGCAGTCTTATTGCCAGGCTTAGCGAA
The Moorena sp. SIOASIH genome window above contains:
- a CDS encoding recombinase family protein → MKTIAYLYSNPLLDPVPDPGVWGLEVDQVYLDLGGRQQWQQLVADCQAQPPDYLLIRRLEELGECLAEISDRITQIETLGVCLIATEQSYNSAQLTDATNYTGIRASLLKLIHEIQQEVNSRRLRQGHARNRLKALPPPGKAPYGYRRGKDRYLIDRSTAPVVKDFFEQFLLYGSLRGAVRYLEQKYGKRISVTTGRRWLTNPVYRGDLGYQKNGEVISDTHSAILNREEAAQIDRLLRRNRQLPPRTASAPRSLAGLVVCQECQSGMTVVSVTQYRKNKQYLYLRPINCPKHPKCRAISYEQVLEQTIQLICQELPRAVAAMNSPSLDGVKESLKGKITQKKDNLEQLPLLTSSGVLDQDTADLRAYKLRTEISQLQQQLAALPPVNLKAIAQTVSIPQFWIDLSESERRFYFREFIQKIEILRQVKELQLQLVFIF
- a CDS encoding VOC family protein codes for the protein MEINQCLHGAVLVSDLEKAEHFYGNILGLSRVDRELRFPGAWYQVGQFQIHLMVNPNAKVELKNPEKWGRNPHIAFSVVNLDEAKESLQAHGYPIQLSSSGRAALFTQDPDCNIIEISEISNIST
- a CDS encoding Ig-like domain-containing protein; its protein translation is MKIQTFLQPIDRTAGAVIIILSLLIGILLWTGDRTAPRVREFTWQDKQVGAEDKAFILTFSRPMDQTSVEANLKIVPPIPGKISWAGRKMAYTPLLPLPYGTEYQFQLTGAVEQFAKPGNKTAIEPFKASFRTRDRAFAYVGVQAEEQGRLIFYNLTRQQKTILTPPDLVVMDFKFYPDGSRILFSAVQSQNQEQDLLSAKLYTVTTGISTRAPAQGTVSSDSAGKVEQVLDSKHYQNLKFDLSADGKTIVVQRVSRSNPSEFGLWIIQPGARPRPLDHEPGGDFLITPDSNAIAMAQGQGVAILPLTPRAQPLDFLPKFGMVINFAKDGSAAVMVKFNTDYTRSLFLVKNQGSEQEILRTTGSVHSCEFSAQNHILYCLLSQLIAGEEFKEEPFLAAISLKPNDKNEYTLKRLIVLPEQQEVHMSLSPDDLGILFDQLVPEQSSEEGLITDEGQIIANARLWLLPLVDDTSSDTPVKLEAEPLLTGFNARWLP